A window from Actinomycetospora corticicola encodes these proteins:
- a CDS encoding error-prone DNA polymerase, translating into MGWGNPAVSWSEMERILAGKPVRSGAARSPERTGEVDGPGTIVHPADVTAGPVRRRPTRDETHPGDGGDSPAWSRTRAPYRPPRAPRPESTATVPYAELHAHSTYSFLDGASQPEELVEEAHRLGLEAIALTDHDGMYGVVRFAEAAHELDIRTVFGAELSLGLSAPQNGVADPEGEHLLVLARDPDGYRAISRAITEAAMDPRAEKGHPVYDLERTAATLRDRVVVLTGCRKGHVRRALASGGPEAAAAALDRLVGLFGAESVAVELTDHGLPVDVERNDLLAGLAARAGLPTVASTAAHYATPDRARIAAALGAVRARRSLDEAEGWLPPGTAHLRSGAEMATRFARHPEAVTHAAVLGRECAFELALLAPELPPFTVPAGETEASWLRHLVDHGGRGRYGSRTDNPDAWEVIDHEMAIIEGQGFPGYFLIVADIVRFCREADIYCQGRGSAANSAVCFALGITHVDAVQMDLLFERFLSPERDGYPDIDLDIESDRREEVIQYVYRRYGRDRAAQVANVITYRPRSAVRDAARALGHSQGQQDAWSKHIDRWGPGADLEDQVPGMPRAVATLAEEIAGFPRHLGIHSGGMVICDRPVDQVVPVEWARMEDRSVIQWDKDDAAAVGLVKFDLLGLGMLSVLHYASDYVAEHHGRRIELHELQPTDPEVFAMLARGDSVGVFQVESRAQMATLPRLKPRVFYDLVVEVALIRPGPIQGGSVHPYIRRRNGDERVVYDHPLCEPALRKTLGVPLFQEQLMQLATDVAGFSAAEADELRRALSAKRSAERLERMRERFYAGMARNQITGDLADRIFAKTKAFANFGFPESHSISFAALVYVSAWYKFHHPAAFCAALLRAQPMGFYSPQSLVADARRHGVVVHGPDVTRSRAEPDLEPHPDSTGGVAVRMGLASVRGLGDEVAERIVAAREAAAFEGPADLARRADLTTAHLEALATGGALACFGLERREALWAAGAAAAGTAVVRDGARQDRLPGSAVGLDAPALPGMSAVELTIADVWATGLSPDGHPVTHLRAELDRRGAYSVAGVATVPEGERIEVGGVVTHRQRPATAGGTTFLNLEDETGMLNVVCSEGLWARHRVVARTSAALVIRGRVERAHDAPSVVNLVADRVERLDLVVPSRSRDFR; encoded by the coding sequence ATGGGCTGGGGCAATCCGGCGGTGAGCTGGTCGGAGATGGAGCGGATCCTCGCGGGGAAGCCGGTCCGGTCCGGTGCCGCCCGGTCACCGGAGCGGACCGGTGAGGTCGACGGTCCGGGCACCATCGTGCATCCCGCGGACGTCACCGCGGGTCCCGTCCGCCGCCGGCCCACGCGGGACGAGACGCATCCCGGCGACGGGGGCGACTCGCCGGCCTGGAGCCGCACCCGGGCGCCCTACCGGCCGCCGCGGGCGCCCCGGCCGGAGAGCACGGCCACGGTGCCCTACGCCGAGCTGCACGCCCACTCCACCTACAGCTTCCTCGACGGCGCGAGCCAGCCCGAGGAGCTCGTGGAGGAGGCCCACCGGCTGGGGCTGGAGGCGATCGCGCTCACCGACCACGACGGGATGTACGGCGTGGTCCGGTTCGCCGAGGCCGCGCACGAGCTGGACATCCGCACCGTCTTCGGCGCCGAGCTGTCGCTGGGGCTGTCCGCCCCGCAGAACGGGGTGGCCGATCCGGAGGGAGAGCACCTGCTGGTCCTGGCACGCGATCCCGACGGCTACCGCGCGATCTCCCGGGCGATCACCGAGGCGGCGATGGACCCGCGGGCTGAGAAGGGCCACCCGGTGTACGACCTCGAGCGCACCGCGGCGACGCTGCGCGACCGGGTGGTGGTGCTCACCGGCTGCCGCAAGGGCCACGTCCGACGGGCCCTGGCCTCCGGCGGCCCGGAGGCGGCGGCCGCGGCGTTGGACCGGCTCGTGGGTCTGTTCGGGGCGGAGTCGGTGGCGGTGGAGCTGACCGACCACGGGCTGCCGGTCGACGTCGAGCGCAACGACCTGCTCGCCGGGCTGGCGGCGCGGGCGGGGCTGCCCACCGTGGCGAGCACGGCGGCCCACTACGCGACGCCCGACCGGGCCCGGATCGCGGCGGCGCTGGGGGCGGTCCGGGCGCGGCGCAGCCTCGACGAGGCGGAGGGGTGGCTGCCGCCGGGCACCGCCCACCTGCGCTCCGGCGCGGAGATGGCAACGCGGTTCGCCCGGCACCCCGAGGCGGTGACCCACGCCGCGGTGCTCGGCCGGGAGTGCGCCTTCGAGCTGGCGCTGCTCGCGCCCGAGCTGCCGCCGTTCACGGTCCCGGCGGGGGAGACCGAGGCGAGCTGGCTGCGCCACCTCGTCGACCACGGCGGCCGCGGGCGCTACGGCAGCCGCACCGACAACCCCGACGCCTGGGAGGTGATCGACCACGAGATGGCGATCATCGAGGGGCAGGGGTTCCCCGGGTACTTCCTCATCGTCGCCGACATCGTGCGGTTCTGCCGCGAGGCCGACATCTACTGCCAGGGCCGCGGGTCGGCCGCGAACTCGGCGGTCTGCTTCGCGCTCGGCATCACCCACGTCGACGCCGTGCAGATGGACCTGCTCTTCGAGCGGTTCCTCTCCCCGGAGCGGGACGGCTACCCCGACATCGATCTCGACATCGAGTCCGACCGGCGCGAGGAGGTCATCCAGTACGTCTACCGCCGGTACGGGCGGGACCGGGCGGCGCAGGTCGCGAACGTCATCACCTACCGGCCGCGCTCCGCGGTCCGGGACGCCGCCCGCGCGCTCGGCCACTCGCAGGGCCAGCAGGACGCGTGGAGCAAGCACATCGACCGCTGGGGTCCGGGGGCCGACCTGGAGGACCAGGTGCCGGGGATGCCGCGGGCGGTGGCCACGCTGGCCGAGGAGATCGCGGGCTTCCCCCGCCACCTCGGCATCCACTCCGGCGGCATGGTGATCTGCGACCGCCCGGTGGACCAGGTGGTGCCGGTGGAGTGGGCGCGGATGGAGGACCGCAGCGTCATCCAGTGGGACAAGGACGACGCCGCCGCGGTCGGTCTGGTGAAGTTCGACCTGCTCGGGCTCGGCATGCTCTCGGTGCTGCACTACGCGAGCGACTACGTGGCCGAGCACCACGGGCGGCGCATCGAGCTCCACGAGCTGCAGCCCACCGACCCCGAGGTCTTCGCGATGCTGGCGCGGGGCGACTCGGTGGGCGTGTTCCAGGTGGAGTCGCGCGCCCAGATGGCGACGCTGCCGCGGTTGAAGCCCCGGGTGTTCTACGACCTGGTGGTCGAGGTCGCGCTGATCCGGCCCGGTCCGATCCAGGGCGGGTCGGTGCACCCGTACATCCGGCGACGCAACGGCGACGAGCGGGTGGTCTACGACCACCCGCTGTGCGAGCCGGCGCTGCGCAAGACGCTCGGGGTGCCGTTGTTCCAGGAGCAGCTCATGCAGCTCGCCACCGACGTCGCCGGGTTCTCCGCGGCCGAGGCCGACGAGCTGCGCCGGGCGCTCTCGGCGAAGCGCTCGGCCGAACGGCTCGAGCGCATGCGGGAGCGGTTCTACGCCGGGATGGCCCGCAACCAGATCACCGGGGACCTCGCCGACCGGATCTTCGCCAAGACCAAGGCGTTCGCGAACTTCGGCTTCCCGGAGAGCCATTCCATCAGCTTCGCGGCCCTGGTCTACGTCTCGGCCTGGTACAAGTTCCACCACCCGGCGGCCTTCTGCGCGGCGCTGCTGCGCGCCCAGCCGATGGGCTTCTACTCCCCGCAGAGCCTGGTCGCCGACGCCCGACGGCACGGGGTCGTCGTGCACGGCCCCGACGTCACCCGCAGCCGGGCCGAACCCGACCTGGAGCCGCACCCCGACAGCACGGGCGGGGTCGCCGTCCGGATGGGGCTCGCCTCCGTGCGGGGCCTGGGGGACGAGGTGGCGGAGCGCATCGTCGCCGCCCGCGAGGCCGCCGCGTTCGAGGGGCCGGCCGACCTCGCCCGCCGCGCCGACCTCACCACCGCGCACCTGGAGGCGCTCGCCACCGGTGGGGCGCTGGCCTGCTTCGGGCTCGAACGGCGGGAGGCGCTGTGGGCGGCGGGCGCGGCGGCCGCGGGGACGGCGGTGGTCCGCGACGGGGCACGCCAGGACCGGCTGCCCGGGTCCGCGGTGGGCCTCGACGCCCCGGCGCTCCCCGGCATGTCCGCGGTGGAGCTGACGATCGCCGACGTGTGGGCGACGGGGCTGTCACCCGACGGGCACCCGGTGACCCACCTGCGGGCGGAGCTGGACCGACGGGGCGCCTACAGCGTCGCGGGCGTGGCGACGGTGCCCGAGGGGGAGCGGATCGAGGTCGGTGGGGTGGTCACCCACCGGCAGCGCCCGGCGACAGCGGGCGGGACGACGTTCCTCAACCTCGAGGACGAGACGGGGATGCTCAACGTGGTCTGCTCGGAGGGGCTGTGGGCCCGCCACCGGGTGGTCGCCCGCACGAGCGCGGCCCTGGTGATCCGGGGCCGGGTGGAGCGGGCCCACGACGCGCCGAGCGTGGTCAACCTCGTCGCCGACCGGGTGGAGCGCCTGGACCTGGTCGTCCCGTCCCGGTCGCGCGACTTCCGCTGA
- a CDS encoding VOC family protein: MAPALLVLPTDDRVRAHAFYRDLGFDAVGEPADDGVPEPLQVVVNDGLHLMFVPRGGFGWVTGEHEVAAPGVAECLLGLTAETDTEVDTLFARAEAAGASVVERPTSPPWGGHSATFADPDGHLWQVATPPGQS; this comes from the coding sequence ATGGCTCCGGCGCTCCTGGTCCTGCCCACCGACGACCGCGTCCGGGCGCACGCCTTCTACCGCGACCTGGGGTTCGACGCGGTCGGGGAGCCCGCCGACGACGGCGTCCCGGAGCCGCTGCAGGTGGTGGTGAACGACGGGCTGCACCTGATGTTCGTGCCGCGCGGCGGGTTCGGCTGGGTCACCGGCGAGCACGAGGTGGCCGCGCCGGGGGTCGCCGAGTGCCTGCTCGGACTGACCGCGGAGACCGACACCGAGGTCGACACGCTGTTCGCCCGTGCGGAGGCGGCGGGCGCCTCGGTGGTCGAGCGCCCCACCTCCCCGCCGTGGGGCGGCCACTCCGCGACGTTCGCCGACCCGGACGGACACCTCTGGCAGGTCGCCACCCCGCCCGGTCAGTCGTAG
- a CDS encoding DNA polymerase Y family protein, with product MSAGEGAQRSSTSGAGTPLRVVALWCPDWPVVAACAESGIPADRPAAVLVGHRVVACSATARAQGIRRGLRRREAQARCPDLAVLGRDADRDARAFEAVAAAVEELTPGVEVIRPGLVVLAARGPARYFGGEEVVAERLVDHVAGRARVECQVGVADGVFAASLAARRSVIVPAGGSREFLAPRPVVELELEPGVEPDTAGADVPATTARTELIGLLRRLGLTTLGDFAALPAADVASRFDAAAVRAHRLARGLDERPPTRRRVPDELTVEVPLDPPVDRVDAAAFASRALAERLHHVLGDAGLACTRLGVQARTVGGDDLARTWRCAEPLTPSATADRVRWQLEGWLTRRTGQGRSGDGLTVLRLVPEEVVDAGRLQLGLWGETGAADERAGRALVRVQGLLGPEEVLTGVPGGGRGPAERIRAVPWGDERTPALDPEAPWPGTLPAPSPSTVPPEPAPARVLDADGRPVRAAPRGRLSAPPAFIGIGDGEYAPVRAWGGPWPEEGRWWDPAAPAGCLRVQVVCVQDDSDPDPAADLAPDPVASSADAAGLALLLVLRGDRWAVEGIYD from the coding sequence ATGAGTGCGGGAGAGGGAGCGCAGCGGAGCTCGACCTCCGGGGCGGGGACCCCGCTGCGGGTGGTGGCGCTGTGGTGCCCGGACTGGCCGGTGGTCGCGGCCTGCGCCGAGTCCGGCATCCCGGCCGACCGGCCGGCCGCGGTGCTGGTCGGGCACCGGGTCGTGGCCTGCTCGGCGACGGCCCGCGCCCAGGGGATCCGACGTGGTCTGCGTCGCCGTGAGGCACAGGCCCGCTGCCCCGACCTGGCCGTGCTCGGCCGGGATGCCGACCGCGACGCGCGGGCCTTCGAGGCGGTCGCGGCGGCCGTGGAGGAGCTCACGCCCGGCGTCGAGGTGATCCGGCCGGGGCTCGTCGTGCTCGCCGCACGGGGCCCGGCGCGGTACTTCGGCGGTGAGGAGGTGGTGGCCGAGCGCCTGGTCGACCACGTGGCGGGGCGGGCGCGGGTGGAGTGCCAGGTCGGGGTGGCCGACGGGGTGTTCGCCGCCTCGCTCGCCGCCCGTCGCAGCGTCATCGTGCCGGCGGGCGGCTCGCGGGAGTTCCTCGCGCCCCGGCCGGTCGTCGAGCTGGAGCTGGAGCCGGGGGTGGAGCCGGACACCGCGGGGGCCGACGTCCCGGCGACCACCGCGCGGACCGAGCTGATCGGCCTGCTGCGCCGCCTCGGGCTGACCACACTGGGCGACTTCGCGGCGCTCCCGGCCGCCGACGTCGCCTCCCGGTTCGACGCCGCCGCCGTGCGCGCGCACCGGCTGGCCCGGGGGCTCGACGAGCGCCCGCCCACCCGCCGTCGGGTGCCCGACGAGCTCACCGTCGAGGTCCCGCTCGACCCGCCGGTCGACCGGGTCGACGCCGCCGCGTTCGCCTCGCGCGCCCTCGCCGAACGGCTGCACCACGTCCTCGGCGACGCGGGACTGGCCTGCACCCGGCTCGGCGTGCAGGCCCGCACCGTCGGCGGGGACGACCTGGCGCGCACCTGGCGCTGCGCCGAGCCGCTCACCCCGTCCGCCACCGCCGACCGCGTGCGCTGGCAGCTGGAGGGATGGCTGACCCGGCGGACGGGTCAGGGGCGCAGCGGGGACGGGCTGACCGTGCTGCGGCTGGTCCCGGAGGAGGTCGTCGACGCCGGGCGGCTGCAGCTCGGGCTGTGGGGTGAGACCGGGGCGGCCGACGAGCGCGCCGGCCGCGCCCTGGTGCGGGTACAGGGGCTCCTCGGGCCGGAGGAGGTGCTCACCGGGGTGCCGGGCGGGGGGCGCGGGCCCGCCGAGCGCATCCGGGCGGTGCCGTGGGGCGACGAGCGCACGCCCGCGCTCGATCCCGAGGCGCCCTGGCCGGGGACGCTCCCGGCCCCGTCACCGTCGACGGTCCCGCCCGAACCCGCGCCGGCCCGCGTGCTCGACGCGGACGGACGCCCGGTGCGCGCGGCTCCGCGGGGGCGGCTGAGCGCGCCGCCGGCGTTCATCGGGATCGGCGACGGCGAGTACGCCCCGGTGCGGGCGTGGGGCGGGCCGTGGCCGGAGGAGGGGCGGTGGTGGGACCCGGCGGCGCCGGCCGGCTGCCTGCGGGTCCAGGTGGTGTGCGTGCAGGACGACTCGGACCCCGACCCGGCGGCGGACCTCGCGCCCGATCCGGTGGCCTCCTCGGCCGACGCCGCCGGGCTGGCGCTGCTGCTCGTGCTGCGGGGCGACCGGTGGGCCGTCGAGGGGATCTACGACTGA
- the purH gene encoding bifunctional phosphoribosylaminoimidazolecarboxamide formyltransferase/IMP cyclohydrolase has translation MTDANEGRRQIRRALVSVFDKAGLLDLATGLHAAGVEIVSTGSTAGRIADAGVPVTRVEELTGFPECLDGRVKTLHPRVHAGLLADSRLPEHVRQLEELGIAPFDLLVVNLYPFTQTVASGASPDDCVEQIDIGGPAMLRAAAKNHETMTVITDPTRYAWVLEQAKNGGVTLADRRALAAETFRHTASYDVAVATWMGSTLAPTDGFGDWVGSTGRLRQTLRYGENPHQAAALYGEPGDASGLAGSTQLHGKEMSYNNYVDADAAWRAAHDHADDQVCVAIIKHANPCGIAVGTDVADVHARAHACDPTSAFGGVIAVNAEVTVAAAEQIAEIFTEVVVAPSFAEGAVDVLARKKNIRVLTAQWSPSATEQRPISGGVLVQQRDFVDAPGDDPSSWTLATGSPVSDAVLADLAFAWRACRAVKSNAILLAHDGATVGVGMGQVNRVDSAKLAVARAGDRVRGSVAASDAFFPFPDGFEVLAEAGVAAVVQPGGSVRDAQTIEAAEKAGVAMYLTGTRHFAH, from the coding sequence GTGACCGACGCCAACGAGGGCCGCCGTCAGATTCGCCGCGCGCTGGTCAGCGTGTTCGACAAGGCCGGCCTGCTCGACCTCGCGACCGGCCTGCACGCCGCCGGGGTCGAGATCGTCTCCACCGGTTCCACCGCCGGGCGCATCGCCGACGCCGGGGTGCCGGTCACGCGCGTCGAGGAGCTCACCGGCTTCCCCGAGTGCCTCGACGGGCGCGTGAAGACGCTGCACCCGCGCGTGCACGCCGGGCTGCTCGCCGACTCGCGGCTGCCGGAGCACGTGCGTCAGCTCGAGGAGCTCGGCATCGCGCCGTTCGACCTGCTGGTGGTCAACCTCTACCCGTTCACGCAGACCGTGGCCTCCGGCGCCTCGCCCGACGACTGCGTCGAGCAGATCGACATCGGCGGCCCCGCGATGCTCCGCGCCGCCGCGAAGAACCACGAGACGATGACCGTGATCACCGACCCCACGCGCTACGCCTGGGTGCTCGAGCAGGCCAAGAACGGCGGCGTCACGCTCGCCGACCGGCGGGCGCTCGCGGCCGAGACGTTCCGCCACACCGCGTCCTACGACGTCGCGGTGGCCACGTGGATGGGGTCGACCCTCGCGCCGACCGACGGCTTCGGGGACTGGGTGGGCTCCACCGGCCGGCTGCGTCAGACGCTGCGCTACGGCGAGAACCCGCACCAGGCCGCGGCGCTCTACGGCGAGCCGGGCGACGCGTCGGGGCTCGCGGGCTCGACGCAGCTGCACGGCAAGGAGATGTCCTACAACAACTACGTCGACGCCGACGCGGCCTGGCGGGCGGCGCACGACCACGCCGACGACCAGGTCTGCGTCGCGATCATCAAGCACGCCAACCCGTGCGGCATCGCCGTCGGGACCGACGTCGCCGACGTGCACGCCCGCGCCCACGCGTGCGACCCGACGTCGGCGTTCGGCGGCGTGATCGCGGTGAACGCCGAGGTCACGGTCGCGGCGGCGGAGCAGATCGCGGAGATCTTCACCGAGGTCGTGGTGGCGCCGTCGTTCGCCGAGGGTGCGGTCGACGTGCTGGCCCGGAAGAAGAACATCCGGGTCCTGACGGCGCAGTGGTCGCCGTCCGCGACCGAGCAGCGGCCGATCTCCGGCGGGGTGCTCGTGCAGCAGCGCGACTTCGTCGACGCGCCGGGGGACGACCCGTCGTCGTGGACCCTCGCGACCGGCTCCCCGGTGTCCGACGCCGTGCTCGCGGACCTCGCGTTCGCGTGGCGGGCCTGCCGCGCCGTGAAGTCGAACGCGATCCTGCTGGCGCACGACGGGGCGACCGTCGGGGTCGGGATGGGGCAGGTCAACCGGGTCGACTCGGCGAAGCTCGCCGTCGCGCGCGCCGGTGACCGGGTGCGCGGATCGGTCGCGGCCTCGGACGCGTTCTTCCCCTTCCCGGACGGCTTCGAGGTGCTCGCCGAGGCCGGTGTCGCCGCGGTGGTGCAGCCGGGCGGGTCGGTGCGCGACGCGCAGACGATCGAGGCGGCGGAGAAGGCCGGCGTCGCGATGTACCTGACGGGGACGCGGCACTTCGCGCACTAG
- the purN gene encoding phosphoribosylglycinamide formyltransferase yields MHGGKESPLSTQDLPAPPAPARVVVLASGSGSLLQALLDEAGTSGIAVVGVVTDRTGIAALDRARAAGTEAVAVLVSDHPDRAAWDAALAATVAGFEPDLVVSAGFMKVLGPAFLARFGGRTINTHPALLPAFPGAHGVRDALAYGVKVTGATVHLVDDGVDTGPVLAQEAVVVDPDDTEETLHERIKVVERRMLVETVAALVRHGATTTGRTVRIP; encoded by the coding sequence GTGCACGGCGGCAAGGAGTCCCCGCTGAGCACGCAAGACCTCCCGGCCCCGCCCGCGCCCGCCCGCGTCGTGGTCCTCGCGTCCGGTTCCGGCAGCCTCCTGCAGGCGCTGCTCGACGAGGCCGGGACCTCGGGGATCGCCGTCGTCGGGGTCGTCACCGACCGCACCGGCATCGCCGCCCTGGACCGGGCGCGCGCGGCGGGGACCGAGGCCGTCGCCGTGCTGGTCTCCGACCATCCCGACCGCGCGGCCTGGGACGCCGCCCTCGCCGCCACCGTGGCCGGGTTCGAGCCGGACCTCGTGGTCTCGGCCGGCTTCATGAAGGTCCTCGGTCCGGCGTTCCTCGCCCGTTTCGGCGGGCGCACGATCAACACCCACCCCGCGCTGCTGCCCGCCTTCCCCGGCGCGCACGGCGTCCGCGACGCGCTCGCGTACGGGGTGAAGGTGACCGGAGCCACGGTCCACCTCGTCGACGACGGCGTGGACACCGGCCCGGTGCTGGCCCAGGAGGCCGTCGTCGTCGACCCGGACGACACCGAGGAGACGCTGCACGAGCGGATCAAGGTCGTGGAGCGCCGCATGCTCGTCGAGACCGTCGCGGCGCTGGTGCGCCACGGCGCCACCACCACCGGACGGACAGTGAGGATCCCGTGA
- a CDS encoding DUF6350 family protein, with product MSAPAKDGRAETGAEPAASDAVRPRLAVLAEVALVPVVASYLAVVVLAALITAAASGTTPGGDPGLGQALATGVPLWLAVHLVPLTISGAPLGVLPLAPAIGVGVLIAVVARRGVTRLRTAATEAHRWTSCAVPVVAAVAAAHAAGGVLAAALLTPDTAAVPADASPAAAGVVAGLLAAVAAGAGVVGPCGLAAQLATLPDWLCRGLRVGLAATAALVATGTAVLLIVLLAHADAVAAVFTGVAPEAGSGAGLWLLDVAYLPNAVVAAVSWVLGPGYAVGAVSAAPTGAVAGLVPPFPLAALLPAGAPAAWTGLVFALPLAVGTLVGWTLAPSDPDTATRLRTVAVAAGTVGLLLAVAAVLAGGRLGTGPFDPVVVPAGWVLLAGIAWIGVPGAVVAVLAAPVPPRPVTAPARPVAEPVPVVGKDEDDDEERVEADTPEDPQQG from the coding sequence GTGAGTGCTCCGGCGAAGGACGGTCGGGCGGAGACCGGCGCGGAGCCGGCCGCCTCCGATGCGGTGCGGCCGCGTCTGGCGGTGCTGGCCGAGGTCGCGCTCGTACCGGTCGTGGCCAGCTACCTCGCCGTCGTGGTCCTCGCCGCCCTCATCACCGCGGCCGCGTCGGGCACGACACCCGGGGGCGACCCGGGCCTCGGGCAGGCACTCGCCACCGGGGTGCCGCTGTGGCTCGCGGTGCACCTGGTCCCGCTCACGATCTCCGGCGCGCCGCTCGGGGTGCTGCCGCTGGCGCCCGCGATCGGTGTCGGGGTGCTCATCGCGGTGGTGGCGCGCCGCGGGGTGACCCGACTGCGCACCGCGGCGACCGAGGCACACCGGTGGACCTCCTGCGCGGTCCCGGTCGTCGCCGCGGTCGCGGCCGCACACGCCGCCGGCGGGGTGCTCGCCGCCGCGCTGTTGACGCCCGACACCGCCGCCGTCCCGGCCGACGCCTCGCCCGCGGCGGCGGGGGTCGTGGCCGGTCTGCTCGCGGCGGTCGCGGCGGGCGCCGGGGTGGTCGGGCCGTGCGGACTCGCCGCTCAGCTCGCGACGCTCCCCGACTGGCTGTGCCGCGGACTGCGGGTCGGGCTCGCCGCGACGGCCGCGCTCGTCGCCACCGGCACGGCCGTGCTGCTGATCGTCCTGCTCGCCCACGCCGACGCGGTCGCGGCCGTGTTCACCGGCGTGGCCCCGGAGGCGGGCAGCGGCGCCGGGCTGTGGCTGCTCGACGTCGCCTACCTGCCCAACGCCGTCGTCGCGGCCGTCTCGTGGGTGCTCGGCCCCGGCTACGCCGTGGGCGCGGTGAGCGCGGCCCCGACGGGCGCGGTCGCGGGGCTGGTGCCCCCGTTCCCGCTCGCCGCGCTGCTCCCGGCCGGTGCCCCTGCCGCCTGGACGGGGCTGGTCTTCGCGCTCCCGCTCGCCGTCGGGACCCTCGTCGGCTGGACGCTCGCGCCCTCCGACCCGGACACCGCGACGCGGCTGCGCACCGTCGCGGTCGCCGCCGGCACCGTCGGACTCCTGCTCGCGGTCGCGGCCGTGCTCGCGGGGGGACGCCTGGGCACCGGTCCGTTCGACCCGGTCGTCGTGCCGGCCGGCTGGGTGCTGCTCGCCGGGATCGCGTGGATCGGGGTGCCCGGCGCCGTGGTCGCCGTCCTCGCCGCGCCCGTCCCGCCGCGACCCGTGACCGCCCCGGCGCGACCCGTGGCCGAGCCCGTACCCGTCGTCGGGAAGGACGAGGACGACGACGAGGAGCGTGTCGAGGCCGACACGCCGGAGGATCCCCAGCAGGGCTAG